The Elusimicrobiota bacterium genome window below encodes:
- a CDS encoding ATP-binding protein, with protein MWIAREIEHTIKKIASQRPVLIVTGCRQAGKTSLLKQLFAKANYISLDVPAVAQEAEESGEGFLAKYSAPLVVDEVQYAPKLLRYIKKEVDRNRERSGLYYLTGSQKFSLMQGVTESLAGRAAILELYSLSARELESFSGHRAEGNQLAQWIFKGGYPEIYARDLDPQRFFSDYLVTYLERDVRQALQVRNLRDFDRFMRLAAVRTGQLLSLNSFASDLGLSPNTIKSWLSVLEASNIIYLLEPYYRNLGKRIVKTPKLYFLDTGLACYLAGIRTTAELTQSALLGAIFETHVLGQMIRRDANRGRRSSIFFYRDHYGHEIDFVIPVGEKLKLIEAKWAESYADTPKGFKEIAALTGQKNILTQSVVTALRGPRKLTGKNLWLDDTVELRSLETGA; from the coding sequence ATGTGGATCGCGCGTGAAATTGAACACACGATCAAAAAAATCGCCTCGCAAAGACCTGTTCTTATCGTAACGGGATGCCGCCAAGCCGGGAAAACCAGCCTTTTAAAACAGCTCTTCGCCAAGGCCAACTACATCTCTCTTGATGTGCCGGCCGTCGCTCAGGAGGCCGAGGAGTCCGGGGAGGGCTTTCTGGCCAAATACTCCGCGCCCCTTGTCGTTGATGAAGTTCAGTATGCTCCAAAACTGCTGCGCTATATAAAAAAAGAAGTGGACCGCAATCGCGAACGCTCCGGTCTTTACTATTTGACCGGTTCTCAAAAATTTTCACTGATGCAAGGCGTCACCGAAAGCCTGGCCGGACGGGCGGCCATCTTGGAGCTTTATTCGCTCTCCGCGCGTGAACTGGAAAGCTTCAGCGGCCACCGCGCCGAGGGCAATCAACTGGCCCAGTGGATTTTCAAGGGAGGGTATCCTGAAATCTACGCCCGGGACCTTGATCCTCAACGTTTTTTTTCGGATTACTTAGTCACTTATTTGGAACGGGACGTCCGTCAAGCGCTTCAAGTAAGGAACTTGCGGGATTTTGACCGATTTATGAGGCTGGCCGCCGTCAGAACGGGACAGCTTCTTTCGCTTAACTCGTTTGCTTCGGATTTGGGACTAAGCCCGAACACTATTAAAAGCTGGCTTTCGGTTTTGGAAGCTTCCAATATCATTTATCTTTTGGAACCCTATTACCGCAATTTGGGCAAGCGCATCGTCAAGACTCCTAAATTGTATTTTTTAGACACAGGCCTTGCCTGTTATCTCGCCGGCATCCGCACAACCGCAGAATTGACTCAAAGCGCTCTTTTGGGCGCCATCTTTGAAACCCATGTTCTAGGCCAGATGATCCGCCGTGACGCCAATCGCGGACGACGGTCTTCGATTTTCTTTTATAGGGATCATTACGGGCATGAGATTGATTTCGTGATCCCTGTCGGAGAAAAACTCAAGCTGATCGAGGCTAAATGGGCCGAATCTTACGCTGATACCCCGAAGGGTTTCAAGGAAATAGCGGCCTTGACCGGTCAAAAAAATATCCTCACGCAAAGCGTCGTCACCGCCCTGCGGGGCCCGCGAAAACTCACCGGCAAGAACCTTTGGCTTGATGACACCGTAGAGCTGCGAAGCCTGGAAACAGGCGCCTAG